The Erwinia sorbitola nucleotide sequence TATTCCCACCGGAAATCGCGGTAAGAATGGAAGGAAGCCACATCCCGAAGCCATAAATTCCACAGACCATGCCAAAGTTCAGCATGGCATAGATAAGATATTTTTTATTTTTAATCCCATTAAAGAAGTCGGAAAACGTTATTTTAGAACCTGACCGGGTTCGGCTGGTGCTATCCATCAGCCAGGCCTTTTCCTCAACATCTAAATACCCAATATCTTTCGGTGAGTTTTTGATGATAAACGGAATAAGAATGCCGATAATTACCGGAGGAAGACCTTCGAGGATAAACAGCAGCTGCCAGGGTTCAAATCCAAACCAGCCATGATCAATATTGAGGATAAGCCCGGATATAGGAGAGCCTACCGCATTGGACAGCGGCTGAACGATAATAAACATTCCCAGAATTTTTGTTCTGTATTTCTCCGGAAAGAAAACCGTAAAATAATAGACCACTGAAGGGAAGAAACCCGCTTCACAAACGCCCAGCATAAACCGGCAAATATAGAGCTCCATCGGTGTTCTGACAAAGCCAAGAAGAGTGGCAAACACCCCCCATGAGATCAAGATTCTGGCAAACCAGATACGCGGGCCAAATTTAATAGTTCCTGCGTTACTGGGTATCTCAAACATAAAATAACCAATAAAAAATATGCCTGATGCAAAACCAAAAGCAGAAGCTGTTAATCCCAGACTGTCCTCTAATGCCATTGCAGCATAGGCCATATTGTTTCGATCAAGGAAAGCCAGAAAGTATAGCAAAATCATTAAGGGAACAATATGCAGCGTAAGCTTTCTTATTGCGCTGCGCTCAATATCCTGCGGTGTTCTTTTTTTCATAATAGATCTCTTCCAATATAGACAATCGGAATAATTAATCACCCGTTCCTTCAAGGCACTCTTAATAAAGAAGAGGGGATGTGAGTTCAGGAACCCTGAATTTTATTAATGCATTCAGCAACAACCTGTTCTAGCGGTCGTTCAATATTGATTATGACAATATCCTTTTCATCTATTGATGGCATTTCTAAATCTCTGAACTGCGAGTCAAGCATATCCTCACGGAAATAATGCCCTTTCCGTTTTCTTAAACGCTCCTTAATAACATCATGGCTACCATTAAGGAAAATAAAGTGCAGTCCGGAATTTCCGTGGCGCAGCATATCGCGATAACGTTTTTTCAGCGCTGAACACACCATCAGTGAAGTGGTGTTAGTGCGCAGCATGGCGTAGGCAGCATCATTAAGCGCCTGCAACCAGGGCAAGCGATCGTT carries:
- a CDS encoding gluconokinase, GntK/IdnK-type, producing the protein MGVSGCGKSAVAQSLAAQSGIPCLDGDFLHPRHNVDKMAAGDALDDNDRLPWLQALNDAAYAMLRTNTTSLMVCSALKKRYRDMLRHGNSGLHFIFLNGSHDVIKERLRKRKGHYFREDMLDSQFRDLEMPSIDEKDIVIINIERPLEQVVAECINKIQGS
- a CDS encoding MFS transporter; this encodes MKKRTPQDIERSAIRKLTLHIVPLMILLYFLAFLDRNNMAYAAMALEDSLGLTASAFGFASGIFFIGYFMFEIPSNAGTIKFGPRIWFARILISWGVFATLLGFVRTPMELYICRFMLGVCEAGFFPSVVYYFTVFFPEKYRTKILGMFIIVQPLSNAVGSPISGLILNIDHGWFGFEPWQLLFILEGLPPVIIGILIPFIIKNSPKDIGYLDVEEKAWLMDSTSRTRSGSKITFSDFFNGIKNKKYLIYAMLNFGMVCGIYGFGMWLPSILTAISGGNIFRVSLLALIPYGLAALLVYPWSYWASKTKKIGVFAGISMIVAAIGLVGAVIFFKYNLFVSLSFLCIASIGIYTSVPPFLSMPANISTGAAAAAGLAVVSCIGNIGGFVAPYVVGVLNDLTHSSTPGLIFLSLCLLVTGLICILYCARQREGVINS